In Lactobacillus sp. PV012, one genomic interval encodes:
- the ychF gene encoding redox-regulated ATPase YchF, with translation MALTAGIVGLPNVGKSTLFNAITKAGAEMANYPFATIEPNVGMVEVPDQRLARIQELIPAKKVVHTTFEFTDIAGLVKGASKGEGLGNKFLENIRQTDAIVHVVRAFDDPNITSVSGKVDPEEDINTINLELAIADLDAVNRRIGKVQKIAQQGDKEAKAEMAVLEKLKPVLEEGKAARSIDFNDDEKKIVKGLFLLTSKPVIYVANIAEESMADPEADKYFQIVKKHAESENAEALGISAATEEEIAAMDDEERKEFLEMEGVEESGLDRLIKAAYHLLGLRTFFTAGGTETRAWTFHEGMKAPQVAGVIHSDFERGFIRAEVVSFDDLDELETMQKVKEAGKLRLEGKDYLVEDGDIIEFRFNV, from the coding sequence ATGGCATTAACTGCTGGTATTGTAGGATTACCAAACGTAGGAAAATCAACTTTGTTTAACGCAATTACAAAAGCGGGAGCAGAAATGGCAAATTATCCATTTGCCACAATTGAACCAAATGTGGGGATGGTGGAAGTTCCAGATCAACGATTAGCTCGCATTCAAGAATTAATTCCTGCTAAAAAAGTTGTTCATACCACCTTTGAATTTACTGATATTGCAGGATTAGTTAAAGGTGCTTCAAAGGGTGAAGGATTAGGAAACAAATTCTTAGAAAATATTCGCCAGACTGATGCCATTGTTCATGTAGTGCGAGCATTTGATGACCCTAATATTACTTCTGTTAGTGGTAAAGTAGATCCAGAAGAAGATATTAATACAATTAATTTAGAATTAGCTATTGCAGATTTAGACGCTGTAAATCGCCGAATTGGTAAGGTACAAAAAATTGCTCAACAAGGTGATAAGGAAGCTAAAGCAGAAATGGCAGTTTTAGAAAAATTAAAACCAGTTTTGGAAGAAGGAAAAGCAGCTCGATCAATTGACTTTAATGATGACGAGAAAAAGATTGTAAAAGGTCTCTTCCTTCTAACTTCTAAACCAGTTATTTATGTAGCGAATATTGCAGAAGAGTCAATGGCTGATCCAGAAGCTGACAAATATTTCCAAATTGTTAAAAAGCATGCAGAAAGTGAAAACGCTGAAGCTTTAGGAATTAGTGCAGCTACTGAAGAAGAAATTGCAGCTATGGATGATGAAGAAAGAAAAGAATTTTTAGAAATGGAAGGTGTAGAAGAATCAGGCCTAGATCGTTTAATTAAGGCAGCTTACCACCTTTTAGGTTTAAGAACATTCTTTACAGCTGGTGGAACTGAAACTCGTGCGTGGACCTTCCATGAAGGAATGAAAGCTCCTCAAGTTGCTGGAGTAATTCACTCTGACTTTGAACGTGGATTTATTCGTGCAGAAGTAGTTTCCTTCGATGATTTAGACGAATTAGAAACTATGCAGAAAGTAAAAGAAGCTGGAAAACTTCGTCTTGAAGGAAAAGATTATTTAGTTGAAGATGGCGATATCATCGAATTTAGATTCAATGTCTAG
- a CDS encoding response regulator transcription factor, producing MKILVVDDDKEIVELLSIYLKNEGYEPIPAYSGKEALTKLSTTPEIGCMILDIMMPQMTGIEVIKEVRKDSEIPILVVSAKTSDMDKIQGLITGADDYVVKPFNPLEVMARVRSLLRRSEKKLVDNKPDILEVGPLVINKDSHEVKTIEGKSVQLTALEFGILYMLASHPNRVFSAEEIFERVWQQESVVSAKTVMVHVSHLRDKIQKATNGEEVIQTVWGVGYKVEVE from the coding sequence ATGAAAATCTTAGTTGTTGATGATGATAAAGAAATTGTTGAATTATTAAGTATTTATTTAAAAAATGAGGGATATGAACCAATTCCTGCTTATAGTGGAAAAGAAGCTTTAACCAAATTATCAACTACTCCGGAAATTGGTTGTATGATTTTAGATATTATGATGCCTCAAATGACGGGAATTGAAGTAATCAAAGAAGTACGTAAGGATTCTGAAATTCCAATTTTAGTAGTTTCTGCTAAAACAAGTGATATGGATAAAATTCAAGGATTAATCACTGGAGCAGATGATTATGTTGTTAAGCCATTTAATCCACTTGAGGTAATGGCACGTGTTCGTTCATTGTTACGCCGCAGTGAAAAGAAACTAGTTGATAACAAACCTGATATCTTAGAAGTAGGTCCTTTAGTAATTAATAAGGATTCACATGAAGTTAAAACAATTGAAGGAAAATCTGTGCAATTGACTGCCCTCGAATTTGGAATTTTGTACATGTTAGCTAGTCATCCCAACCGAGTATTTAGTGCTGAAGAAATTTTTGAACGAGTATGGCAACAAGAATCTGTTGTCTCAGCTAAGACGGTTATGGTTCACGTTTCGCACTTGCGTGATAAAATTCAAAAAGCTACTAATGGAGAAGAAGTTATTCAAACCGTTTGGGGTGTTGGCTACAAAGTAGAAGTAGAATAA
- a CDS encoding ABC transporter ATP-binding protein translates to MTEVQGKPKVKHAKTLGRLLKLILRTSPSMFIVSMVSIVLSAGATVYGSLFIERLIDEYITPLTKQSNPDFTPLLNAILVMGGIFAIGALANYLFTVLMAVLAQKVQFDVRTRMFAHMESLPVAYFDQNNYGDIMSRYTNDIDTLMQMISQSIPQFLNSLLSLIFVVSAMFILSWQLTVFSLFVFALSIGIVRFLTKKSAYYFKLQQNKLGQINGYDEEMLNGLKVIKVFSHEKEVEKGFDNYNDELRIASGKANTYATILFPIMGNMGNLLYVLIAFLGGAAAINGWAPLTLGAIASFLQLSKSFSMPISQISQQLNSIVLALAGAGRIFELEDEPSEVDNGDVIMSQSNKVANSWFWDVPQKDGSIKKVPIKGHIIFKDVNFSYVPGHQILYDININAKPGMKVALVGETGAGKTTISNMLNRFYDIQSGEITYDGVPIKTIRKNDLRHSLSIVLQETHLFSGTIMDNIRFGKPDASDDEVYQAARLSHADEFIRELEDGYNTVIDGDGSELSQGQRQLLSIARAMIADEPVMILDEATSSIDTRTEKMVQAGMDNLLAGRTSFVIAHRLSTIVNSDLILVLDHGHIIERGNHEELLKQKGYYYQLYTGKKELD, encoded by the coding sequence GTGACTGAAGTTCAAGGAAAACCTAAAGTAAAACACGCTAAGACATTAGGAAGACTTTTGAAATTAATTTTGCGTACAAGTCCTAGCATGTTTATCGTTTCAATGGTCAGTATTGTGCTTAGTGCAGGAGCAACAGTATATGGATCATTATTTATTGAAAGATTAATTGATGAATACATCACACCTTTAACTAAGCAAAGTAATCCTGATTTTACGCCATTACTCAATGCAATTTTAGTAATGGGAGGAATCTTTGCAATTGGTGCATTAGCTAACTATCTTTTCACTGTTTTAATGGCTGTATTGGCACAAAAAGTACAATTTGATGTGAGAACAAGAATGTTTGCTCACATGGAATCACTCCCAGTAGCTTATTTTGATCAAAATAACTATGGTGATATTATGAGTCGCTACACTAACGACATTGATACTTTAATGCAGATGATTTCACAATCAATTCCGCAATTCTTAAACTCCTTGTTGAGTTTGATTTTTGTGGTTAGTGCAATGTTTATTTTAAGCTGGCAATTAACCGTCTTTTCTTTATTTGTTTTTGCTTTATCAATTGGAATTGTAAGATTTTTAACTAAAAAATCTGCTTACTACTTCAAATTACAACAGAATAAACTCGGTCAAATTAATGGATACGATGAAGAAATGTTGAATGGGTTAAAAGTCATTAAAGTCTTCTCTCATGAAAAAGAAGTAGAAAAAGGATTTGATAATTATAATGATGAATTAAGAATTGCGTCTGGTAAGGCTAATACTTATGCAACCATTTTGTTCCCAATTATGGGTAACATGGGTAATTTACTTTATGTTTTGATTGCGTTTTTAGGAGGAGCAGCTGCAATTAATGGTTGGGCACCCTTAACTTTAGGTGCAATTGCTTCTTTCTTACAATTATCGAAGTCATTCTCAATGCCAATTTCTCAAATTTCACAACAATTGAATTCAATTGTTTTAGCACTAGCTGGTGCAGGAAGAATTTTTGAGTTAGAAGATGAGCCATCAGAAGTAGATAATGGTGACGTTATTATGTCTCAAAGTAATAAGGTAGCCAATTCTTGGTTTTGGGATGTACCTCAAAAAGATGGGAGCATTAAGAAAGTTCCAATTAAAGGACACATCATTTTTAAGGATGTAAATTTTTCTTATGTTCCTGGGCATCAAATTTTATACGATATTAACATCAATGCTAAACCTGGAATGAAGGTTGCTTTGGTAGGTGAAACTGGAGCTGGTAAAACTACTATCTCTAACATGTTAAACCGTTTCTATGATATTCAATCTGGGGAAATTACCTATGATGGTGTCCCAATTAAAACAATTAGAAAAAATGATTTACGTCACTCATTATCAATTGTTTTACAAGAAACTCACTTATTCTCTGGAACAATTATGGATAATATTCGTTTTGGTAAACCTGATGCAAGTGATGATGAAGTTTATCAAGCAGCACGTTTATCTCATGCTGATGAATTTATTCGTGAGCTTGAAGATGGGTATAATACTGTAATTGATGGAGATGGAAGTGAATTATCTCAAGGGCAACGGCAATTATTAAGTATTGCTCGAGCAATGATTGCTGATGAACCAGTAATGATTTTGGATGAAGCAACTTCAAGTATTGATACCAGAACTGAAAAGATGGTCCAAGCTGGGATGGACAACTTACTAGCTGGGAGAACAAGTTTTGTGATCGCTCACCGGCTTTCTACAATAGTTAATTCAGATTTAATTTTAGTACTAGATCATGGACATATTATTGAACGTGGTAATCATGAAGAACTTCTCAAACAAAAGGGTTATTATTACCAACTCTATACTGGTAAGAAAGAATTAGATTAA
- a CDS encoding DUF951 domain-containing protein — protein sequence MYQLGDIVQMKKPHACGENKWEILRLGADIKLKCMGCGRIIMMPHAEFNKKVKKLLAKENDPANKKLAHYVPKENIVIPHFD from the coding sequence ATGTATCAATTAGGAGATATTGTACAAATGAAAAAGCCCCATGCTTGTGGGGAAAATAAGTGGGAAATATTGCGATTAGGTGCTGACATTAAACTTAAGTGTATGGGATGTGGCAGAATTATTATGATGCCCCATGCTGAGTTTAATAAGAAAGTAAAAAAATTATTAGCTAAAGAAAATGATCCAGCTAATAAAAAGTTGGCTCATTATGTACCTAAGGAAAATATTGTTATTCCACATTTTGATTAA
- a CDS encoding ABC transporter ATP-binding protein, translated as MINTLKKSIRQYKKLSLTSPVLVAGEVLIEMLIPYLVGLLIDRGILKGNMGYINKWGLILLILTIISLILGASASYVSAHAAAGFAANLRKDMFYHIQDYSFENIDKFSSASLVTRLTTDVTNIQNAYQMIIRIAVRAPLMLIISVIMSFIVSPHLALIFVILGPILVLALFLIIKNAYPYFPKIFKGYDKLNQVVRENVRGIREVKTYVQEESQIQKADEASGNIYTLFSTAQKIMSLNSPIMIAVLDLSMLLISWFGAKEIIGGNLQTGQLVSMFSYSNSVLFSLNILAMITTQLVISDASGKRIAAVIKEKPAITDPKKPLMDVTNGDVIFDHVSFKYSPNDKHYALDDINLHIAPGETIGIIGGTGSSKSTLVSMIPRLYDPTSGEVRVAGHNVKAYDLKALRDKVAVVLQQNVLFTGTIKENLMWGNEHATDAEIIRAAKIAHANGFIEEMPDGYNTMIEQGGNNVSGGQKQRLTIARALLKNPEILILDDSTSAVDTSTERDIREALKNDMPQTTKIIISQRIVSIKDADRIIVMDHGKIQAIGTHDELMKTNELYRSIVEFQEKK; from the coding sequence GTGATCAATACACTAAAAAAATCTATTCGGCAATATAAAAAATTGTCCCTTACTTCTCCAGTACTTGTTGCTGGTGAAGTATTAATTGAAATGTTAATTCCTTACTTAGTTGGTCTTTTAATTGACCGCGGAATTTTAAAAGGGAATATGGGTTATATCAACAAGTGGGGATTAATCTTATTGATTTTGACTATCATTTCACTTATTTTGGGAGCTAGCGCTAGTTATGTTTCAGCGCATGCAGCAGCAGGATTTGCAGCCAATTTAAGAAAAGATATGTTTTATCACATTCAAGATTATTCTTTTGAAAATATTGATAAATTTTCTAGTGCAAGTTTAGTTACGCGTTTAACAACAGATGTGACAAACATTCAAAATGCTTATCAGATGATAATCCGTATTGCAGTTCGTGCACCACTAATGCTAATTATTTCAGTAATTATGTCATTCATAGTGAGCCCGCATTTAGCACTTATTTTTGTGATTTTAGGACCAATTTTGGTACTTGCATTATTTTTAATTATTAAAAATGCATATCCATATTTCCCTAAAATTTTTAAAGGGTACGATAAGTTAAATCAGGTTGTACGTGAAAATGTGCGGGGAATCCGTGAAGTTAAAACTTACGTTCAAGAAGAATCACAGATTCAAAAAGCCGATGAAGCTTCGGGCAACATCTACACTCTATTTTCAACTGCACAAAAAATTATGTCTTTAAACTCACCAATTATGATTGCGGTCTTAGATCTTTCAATGCTGTTGATTTCTTGGTTTGGGGCTAAAGAAATTATTGGTGGAAACTTACAAACAGGTCAATTAGTATCAATGTTTTCATATTCAAATTCAGTTTTATTTAGTTTGAATATTTTGGCAATGATTACTACACAATTGGTTATTTCAGATGCTAGTGGTAAAAGAATTGCAGCAGTTATCAAGGAAAAGCCGGCTATTACTGATCCTAAGAAGCCATTAATGGATGTTACTAATGGGGATGTTATCTTTGATCATGTGAGTTTTAAGTATAGTCCAAATGACAAACATTATGCTCTAGATGATATTAATCTTCATATTGCACCTGGTGAAACAATTGGAATTATTGGTGGAACAGGTTCATCTAAGTCAACCCTAGTTTCAATGATTCCTAGATTATATGACCCGACATCAGGTGAAGTTCGGGTTGCAGGTCATAATGTGAAGGCTTATGATTTAAAGGCTTTAAGAGATAAAGTAGCAGTTGTTCTTCAACAAAATGTCTTGTTTACTGGAACAATCAAAGAAAATTTGATGTGGGGTAACGAACATGCGACTGATGCAGAAATAATTAGGGCTGCTAAAATTGCTCATGCCAATGGCTTTATTGAAGAAATGCCAGATGGCTATAATACAATGATTGAGCAAGGTGGTAATAATGTTTCTGGGGGTCAAAAACAACGTTTAACTATTGCCCGTGCTCTTTTGAAAAATCCAGAAATTTTAATCTTAGATGATTCTACTTCAGCAGTAGATACTTCGACAGAACGTGATATTCGGGAAGCATTAAAAAATGATATGCCACAGACTACAAAGATTATTATTTCCCAGAGAATAGTTTCAATTAAAGATGCTGATCGAATTATTGTAATGGATCATGGTAAGATTCAAGCGATTGGAACCCATGATGAATTAATGAAAACAAATGAACTTTATCGTTCGATTGTAGAATTCCAAGAAAAAAAGTAG
- a CDS encoding DUF1129 family protein codes for MSQENENKEKNSLNQEDKKAAEAVDVEKKNANAKVSQKQQARLQKREKSAANIEKIKQASPEQLRKQLSNKNVDYIFRLEKALNNNEGLPSEKVTETIDIILPEIVIAQYKGVPAATLYHQSPIQKAKELAHPKAKPIKQKFWMQAVDNVLLYLTFFLGMFGLVQLFTPQKSLQGGQTLGILTLISVAVLFGIIMAYYNNILVQPKDERPAIWKLILGGIGVLIVIFAWITLTSLPALRVINPVINPWVEIVLAVIAFLGRRYFKQKYHVIDPLRQRAVNNAKNK; via the coding sequence ATGAGTCAAGAAAACGAGAATAAAGAAAAAAACTCACTTAACCAAGAAGATAAAAAAGCTGCTGAAGCAGTAGATGTTGAAAAAAAGAACGCAAATGCCAAAGTTAGCCAAAAGCAACAAGCTCGTCTTCAAAAACGAGAAAAAAGTGCTGCAAATATTGAAAAAATAAAACAGGCATCACCAGAACAATTACGAAAGCAACTAAGTAATAAAAATGTAGATTATATTTTTCGCTTAGAAAAAGCCCTAAATAATAATGAAGGGCTACCTAGTGAAAAAGTTACTGAGACAATAGATATAATTTTGCCAGAAATCGTTATTGCCCAGTACAAGGGAGTTCCAGCAGCTACTTTGTACCATCAATCACCAATTCAGAAAGCCAAAGAGTTAGCTCATCCTAAGGCTAAGCCGATAAAGCAAAAATTCTGGATGCAAGCTGTAGATAATGTGTTACTTTATTTAACATTTTTCCTTGGAATGTTTGGTCTAGTTCAACTATTTACTCCACAAAAATCTTTGCAAGGGGGACAAACTTTAGGAATTTTAACCCTTATTTCTGTAGCAGTATTATTTGGAATAATTATGGCGTACTACAATAATATTTTGGTTCAACCTAAAGATGAACGTCCAGCTATTTGGAAATTAATTTTAGGAGGAATTGGAGTCTTAATTGTAATATTTGCTTGGATCACTTTAACGAGTTTACCAGCATTGAGAGTGATTAATCCGGTAATTAATCCATGGGTTGAAATTGTTTTAGCAGTGATAGCCTTTCTTGGAAGACGCTATTTCAAACAAAAATATCATGTCATTGATCCATTACGCCAACGTGCAGTAAACAATGCAAAAAATAAATAA